The following proteins come from a genomic window of Drosophila miranda strain MSH22 chromosome Y unlocalized genomic scaffold, D.miranda_PacBio2.1 Contig_Y5_pilon, whole genome shotgun sequence:
- the LOC117195065 gene encoding 40S ribosomal protein S29-like: MGFATLWYSHPRKYGQGSRCCRACSNRHGLIRKYAELYARS, encoded by the coding sequence ATGGGTTTCGCTACTCTCTGGTACTCTCATCCACGCAAATACGGCCAAGGCTCCCGATGCTGCCGTGCCTGCTCTAACCGTCACGGTCTCATCCGCAAGTATGCCGAGCTATATGCGAGGAGTTGA